In one window of Chryseobacterium sp. JV274 DNA:
- a CDS encoding metal-dependent hydrolase, whose amino-acid sequence MKIQFLGQNCFLFTYKDKTILSDPFYNYKKAESGFDISAQKIDYILLTHAHGDHIADVAEVLQHYPEATIIGVPEVCGYFQQAKNRDDVNLGGSAKIDDLKISMVPAHHTSSFPDGSYGGVPVGYIFRLPEGKNIYLAGDTGVMADMELFPRLYGNIDLSILPIGSHYTMCPRKASFAAAELLKTPKVIGCHFDTFPAIEINHESALKHFADKNVELVLPKLGETFEF is encoded by the coding sequence ATGAAAATACAATTCTTAGGGCAAAATTGCTTCCTGTTTACGTACAAGGACAAAACAATTTTGAGCGACCCTTTTTACAATTACAAAAAAGCAGAATCAGGTTTTGATATTTCTGCTCAGAAAATTGATTACATCCTGTTGACTCATGCACATGGTGATCATATTGCCGATGTAGCAGAAGTATTGCAGCATTATCCGGAAGCTACCATCATTGGAGTACCAGAAGTATGCGGTTATTTTCAACAGGCTAAAAATAGAGACGATGTGAACTTAGGAGGATCTGCAAAAATTGACGATCTTAAAATTTCCATGGTTCCGGCTCATCATACAAGTTCTTTCCCTGATGGAAGCTATGGTGGCGTTCCTGTAGGGTATATCTTCAGATTGCCTGAAGGTAAGAATATCTATTTGGCAGGAGATACAGGAGTAATGGCAGATATGGAGCTGTTCCCGAGATTATACGGAAACATTGATCTTTCTATCCTTCCAATCGGGAGCCACTACACAATGTGCCCTAGAAAAGCATCTTTTGCCGCTGCAGAACTGTTGAAAACTCCAAAAGTAATCGGATGTCACTTTGATACTTTCCCGGCAATTGAGATCAATCATGAAAGTGCATTAAAACATTTTGCAGATAAAAATGTAGAACTTGTTTTACCAAAATTAGGCGAGACATTCGAGTTTTAA
- the menA gene encoding 1,4-dihydroxy-2-naphthoate octaprenyltransferase: MTDWIKAARLRTLPLSLSGIIMGAFIAKWRLYGEGGIWDWKIFALALLVTLLYQILSNYANDYGDGVKGTDAKRINEAEARAVASGKITAKQMKNAVILFAALSFIATIALLYVAFIPNYINEFYIFIGLGVASILAAIGYTVGKKPYGYMGLGDIFVFIFFGLVSVCGSYFLFTKTFSWDMLLPGTAVGMMSMAVLNLNNMRDIESDKLSGKNSLALRMGFRNAMIYEMVLLQLPLLLILAFLGINGFMQQQNYYVFIVMILLIPLSKLRRKILSVKEPKELDQYLKQVGIMTFVMAILTAAGLNLFN; encoded by the coding sequence ATGACTGATTGGATAAAAGCCGCAAGGCTAAGAACTTTACCGCTTTCCTTAAGCGGAATTATTATGGGAGCTTTCATTGCAAAATGGAGACTTTACGGAGAAGGTGGAATCTGGGACTGGAAAATTTTTGCTCTGGCCCTTTTGGTAACACTTTTATACCAGATTTTATCAAATTATGCCAATGACTATGGTGATGGAGTAAAAGGTACCGACGCCAAAAGAATCAATGAAGCTGAAGCGAGAGCTGTAGCATCAGGAAAAATTACGGCTAAACAGATGAAAAATGCAGTGATCCTTTTCGCAGCATTATCTTTCATTGCTACTATTGCTTTATTGTATGTGGCTTTCATTCCAAACTACATAAATGAATTCTATATTTTCATAGGATTGGGAGTAGCAAGTATTCTGGCAGCAATTGGATATACAGTAGGTAAAAAACCATATGGATACATGGGGCTGGGAGATATCTTCGTGTTTATCTTCTTCGGACTTGTTTCTGTATGTGGAAGTTACTTTTTATTCACGAAAACTTTCAGCTGGGATATGCTATTACCTGGAACAGCTGTTGGGATGATGAGTATGGCAGTTCTTAACCTGAACAATATGAGAGATATTGAAAGTGATAAACTTTCAGGAAAAAACAGCCTTGCTTTAAGAATGGGATTCAGAAATGCAATGATCTATGAAATGGTCCTGTTACAGCTTCCTTTATTGCTGATTCTTGCGTTTTTAGGAATAAACGGATTTATGCAGCAGCAAAACTATTACGTTTTCATCGTAATGATTCTGTTGATCCCACTATCAAAACTGAGAAGAAAGATTTTATCGGTAAAAGAGCCAAAAGAATTAGACCAGTATTTAAAGCAGGTAGGCATCATGACGTTTGTAATGGCAATTCTTACAGCAGCCGGACTTAATTTATTTAACTAA
- a CDS encoding tetratricopeptide repeat protein → MKKLILGMAIVASAFAFGQKKDAAALNAQLQEANKVAMDAYNAKNYAAAAPKFIEVYDLLKSSGQDNKIYMYYAGLSHALANNSDQSIKIYTDLVNSGFTGVETTYTAKEKKTGQVVNLDKATWELMKKNADYTDFKTEQTKSIEGDLYETLASLLLNAKKGPEALAVIEKGLVKFPNSAKLKEAQTTAYLQSGNTDKFVSGLKEQLAKNPNDPTNWYNLGVMQAKNPATVNDALEAFKKAIELKPDFSDAYQNLVYTTIGDDAKVVGEINALRKDKPDEASKLIDARRERFGKALPYAEGWYKANPKSIDAVSALKEIYVVTKNIEKVKEMKAKEAELSAAAK, encoded by the coding sequence ATGAAGAAACTAATTTTAGGAATGGCTATCGTAGCGTCTGCTTTTGCTTTTGGGCAGAAAAAAGATGCAGCTGCATTGAATGCCCAGCTTCAGGAAGCTAATAAGGTTGCTATGGATGCATATAATGCAAAAAACTATGCAGCTGCAGCACCTAAGTTTATAGAAGTTTATGACTTGTTGAAATCTAGTGGTCAGGACAACAAAATATATATGTATTATGCAGGACTTAGCCATGCGTTAGCAAATAACAGTGACCAGTCTATCAAAATATATACAGACCTTGTTAATTCCGGATTTACAGGAGTAGAAACAACTTATACTGCAAAAGAAAAGAAAACAGGACAGGTAGTGAATCTTGATAAAGCGACTTGGGAGCTTATGAAGAAGAATGCTGACTATACTGATTTCAAAACAGAGCAGACTAAAAGTATAGAGGGAGATTTATATGAAACTCTGGCTTCATTACTTCTTAATGCGAAAAAAGGACCTGAAGCTCTTGCTGTTATCGAAAAAGGATTAGTTAAATTTCCAAACAGTGCTAAACTTAAAGAAGCTCAGACTACAGCATATCTTCAGTCTGGAAATACAGATAAATTCGTTTCCGGATTGAAAGAACAACTAGCTAAGAACCCTAACGATCCAACAAATTGGTATAATCTTGGGGTAATGCAGGCTAAAAATCCTGCTACTGTTAATGATGCTTTAGAAGCATTTAAAAAAGCAATTGAACTTAAACCTGATTTCTCTGATGCTTATCAGAACTTAGTGTATACAACTATTGGTGATGATGCTAAAGTAGTAGGAGAGATCAATGCATTGAGAAAAGACAAGCCGGATGAAGCTTCTAAATTGATCGACGCAAGAAGAGAAAGATTTGGAAAAGCATTACCATACGCAGAAGGATGGTATAAAGCAAATCCAAAGAGTATTGACGCTGTTTCTGCATTGAAGGAAATTTATGTAGTAACTAAAAACATTGAAAAAGTTAAAGAAATGAAAGCTAAAGAAGCTGAGCTTAGTGCAGCTGCTAAGTAA
- a CDS encoding GNAT family N-acetyltransferase — MNYELREMLPSDESRVLEIFRQGVDGGIATLETEVPTAEAWSMEYFNDCRWVLENENNDVVGWCALKPVSKRESFKGVAEVSIYFDNEYQGKGLGSVLLKKIILDSEDHGFWTLQTNIFSENEMAVKSHQKNGFRVVGVRKKIGKLNGEWKDLVLMEKRSEII, encoded by the coding sequence ATGAATTACGAATTAAGAGAAATGCTTCCCAGTGACGAAAGCCGTGTGCTTGAAATTTTCCGACAAGGAGTAGATGGTGGAATCGCCACTTTAGAAACAGAAGTTCCTACAGCTGAAGCCTGGAGTATGGAATATTTCAATGACTGCCGGTGGGTGCTGGAAAATGAAAATAATGATGTGGTAGGATGGTGCGCTTTGAAGCCAGTGAGCAAAAGGGAGTCTTTTAAAGGAGTTGCAGAAGTAAGCATTTATTTTGATAACGAATACCAGGGTAAGGGATTGGGTTCCGTGTTGCTTAAAAAGATAATTTTGGATAGCGAAGACCACGGATTCTGGACATTACAAACCAATATCTTCTCCGAAAATGAGATGGCCGTCAAGTCTCATCAGAAAAATGGGTTCAGAGTGGTAGGTGTCCGAAAAAAAATCGGAAAGCTCAACGGCGAGTGGAAAGATCTTGTTTTGATGGAAAAAAGAAGCGAAATCATTTAA
- a CDS encoding bacteriocin-like protein yields MKNLKKLTKSDLKSVYGGEPKKYCTFCEWANKVICSDVPIVQCP; encoded by the coding sequence ATGAAAAATTTAAAGAAACTGACGAAGTCAGATTTGAAGTCAGTGTACGGAGGAGAACCTAAAAAATACTGTACGTTTTGCGAATGGGCAAATAAAGTAATTTGCAGTGATGTTCCAATCGTGCAGTGTCCATAA
- a CDS encoding DUF4286 family protein produces the protein MSVLSITFHCTKDNLEEWENYIDETLVLMTENLMDVDKYILSEVHSDFIEEGKNYNLLLIFDNDQLREDFIQSELLNISERIEKKFGQEVMIFNTFLNPKKSRL, from the coding sequence ATGAGCGTATTAAGTATAACTTTCCACTGTACGAAAGACAACCTAGAAGAATGGGAAAATTATATTGATGAAACACTGGTTTTAATGACTGAAAACCTGATGGATGTAGACAAATATATTCTTTCTGAAGTACACAGTGACTTTATTGAGGAAGGTAAAAACTACAATCTTCTGTTAATCTTTGATAATGATCAACTGAGGGAAGACTTCATTCAAAGTGAACTTCTGAATATTTCTGAAAGAATTGAGAAAAAATTTGGACAGGAAGTTATGATTTTTAATACTTTTCTGAATCCAAAAAAGTCGAGATTATAA
- a CDS encoding quinol oxidase subunit 4, which translates to MKNIIKITGVLIVAFMLSSCVVHDNGHRGKTLPPGQAKKVYGGSAKDYAPGQVKKRSGY; encoded by the coding sequence ATGAAAAATATAATTAAAATTACCGGAGTACTTATTGTGGCATTTATGCTTTCATCCTGCGTAGTTCATGACAATGGACATCGTGGTAAGACACTTCCGCCGGGACAGGCTAAAAAAGTGTATGGTGGAAGCGCAAAAGATTATGCCCCTGGGCAGGTGAAAAAGAGAAGTGGTTACTAA
- a CDS encoding glycosyltransferase family 2 protein, with translation MNLSIVIPLLNEEDSLEELFSRIDKVCTTNDLSYEIWFVDDGSTDLSWSIIENMKVQYPQIHAIKFSRNYGKSQALHAAFERTNGDVVITMDADLQDFPEEIPELYNMVIHDNYDIVSGWKKKRFDNVMTKNIPSKLFNAAARKVSGVYLHDFNCGLKAYKKQVVKSVDVYGDMHRYIPVLAANAGFRRITEKEVQHQARPYGTSKFGTERFVRGFLDLITLWFVSRFGGRPMHFFGAVGTLMFIVGFLSALWLGISKLIDVARGIYGHLITNNPWFFIALTMMILGSLLFVAGFLGEMIIRTNREHKNYNIDEVI, from the coding sequence ATGAATTTATCTATAGTTATTCCGTTACTGAACGAAGAAGACTCTTTGGAAGAGCTTTTTTCAAGAATCGATAAAGTATGCACAACCAACGATTTATCTTATGAAATCTGGTTTGTAGACGATGGAAGTACGGATTTGTCGTGGAGCATTATTGAGAATATGAAAGTTCAGTATCCTCAGATCCACGCTATTAAATTTTCCAGAAATTATGGAAAATCTCAGGCTCTTCATGCAGCCTTTGAAAGAACAAACGGAGATGTAGTTATTACCATGGATGCAGACTTGCAGGATTTCCCTGAAGAAATTCCGGAACTGTACAATATGGTAATCCATGACAACTACGATATCGTTTCCGGTTGGAAAAAGAAGCGTTTTGATAATGTAATGACGAAGAATATTCCGTCAAAATTATTCAATGCAGCAGCAAGAAAAGTTTCAGGAGTTTATCTTCATGACTTCAACTGTGGTTTGAAGGCTTACAAAAAGCAGGTGGTAAAATCTGTAGATGTTTACGGAGATATGCACCGTTATATTCCGGTATTAGCTGCCAATGCAGGCTTCAGAAGAATTACTGAAAAAGAAGTACAGCATCAGGCAAGGCCTTACGGAACTTCAAAATTCGGAACTGAAAGATTTGTAAGAGGTTTTCTGGATTTGATAACTCTTTGGTTTGTAAGTCGTTTTGGAGGAAGACCAATGCATTTCTTCGGAGCAGTAGGGACTTTAATGTTTATTGTTGGTTTTCTTTCTGCACTTTGGCTGGGAATTTCAAAATTGATTGATGTTGCAAGAGGAATTTACGGACATTTAATTACCAATAATCCTTGGTTCTTTATTGCTTTAACAATGATGATTTTGGGAAGTCTTCTGTTTGTAGCAGGATTCTTAGGAGAAATGATTATCAGAACGAACCGCGAACACAAGAATTATAATATTGATGAAGTGATATAA
- the gyrA gene encoding DNA gyrase subunit A, producing MQKEGERLIPINIVDEMKSSYIDYSMSVIVSRALPDVRDGLKPVHRRVLYGMYGLGVFSNRKYLKSARIVGDVLGKYHPHGDSSVYDAMVRMAQDWSLRYPQVDGQGNFGSMDGDPPAAMRYTEARLKKISDEVLSDLDKETVDFQNNFDDSLQEPTVMPTKIPNLLVNGTSGIAVGMATNMAPHNLSESVDAICAYIDNKEITIDELMQHIIAPDFPTGGIIYGYDGVRDAFHTGRGRVVLRAKVSFDEIGNRNAIIVSEIPYQVNKAEMIARTAELVKDEKIPGIHEIRDESDRKGLRVVYELKNDAIPNVVLNLLYKYTSLQTSFSVNNIALVHGRPEQLNLKDIIHHFVEHRHEVIVRRTQFELKKAKERAHILEGFMKVIGTQDSLDRAISIIRHSANPQAAKEGLIEAFELSDIQAQAILDLRLARLTGMELDKIRDEYDAIMKEIENLEDILANEPRRFQIIKDELIEVKEKYGDERRTEIDYSGGEMSIEDIIPNEAVVLTISHAGYVKRTSLSEYKIQSRGGVGNKAATTRDSDFLEYIVSATNHQYMLFFTEKGRCYWLRVFEIPEGSRTAKGRAVQNLINIEPDDKIKAYIRTNNLKDSEYVNQMSVVMVTKNGTIKKTSLEAYSRPRVNGVNAIEIRDNDQLLGAYLTNGTSQIMIATKNGKCIRFPEEKVREVGRGSIGVRGIAMEDNDEAIGMIVVNDVENETVLVVSEKGYGKRTAVEDYRITNRGGKGVITLNITEKTGNLIAIQNVTDEDGLMIINKSGVAIRMGMDEMRVMGRNTQGVKLINLKKNDEIAAIAKVAMDKDVEEDSEEIEEGTDIVADNQEDNTIPQAENETPAEENENSDSEE from the coding sequence ATGCAAAAAGAAGGAGAAAGACTGATTCCTATCAACATTGTTGATGAAATGAAGTCGTCTTATATCGATTATTCGATGTCCGTTATCGTTTCAAGAGCGTTGCCGGATGTAAGAGACGGCTTAAAACCTGTTCATAGAAGAGTACTTTATGGTATGTATGGATTAGGGGTGTTTTCTAATAGAAAATATTTAAAATCTGCGAGAATTGTTGGGGATGTTTTGGGTAAATATCACCCCCACGGAGATTCCTCTGTATATGATGCTATGGTAAGAATGGCCCAGGACTGGAGCTTACGTTATCCTCAGGTTGACGGCCAGGGTAACTTTGGTTCAATGGACGGTGACCCGCCTGCAGCAATGCGTTACACTGAGGCAAGATTGAAAAAAATCTCTGATGAGGTGCTTTCAGACTTAGACAAAGAAACAGTTGATTTCCAGAATAACTTCGATGACAGTTTACAGGAACCGACAGTAATGCCAACTAAAATTCCGAACCTTTTGGTAAACGGTACTTCTGGTATTGCAGTGGGAATGGCAACTAATATGGCGCCACACAACTTATCTGAGTCTGTAGATGCTATCTGCGCTTATATTGATAATAAGGAAATTACAATAGACGAGCTGATGCAGCACATCATTGCACCGGATTTCCCTACAGGAGGTATTATCTACGGTTATGATGGAGTAAGAGATGCATTCCACACAGGAAGAGGTAGAGTTGTTTTAAGAGCTAAGGTTAGCTTTGATGAAATTGGAAACAGAAACGCTATTATTGTTAGCGAGATTCCTTATCAGGTTAACAAAGCGGAAATGATCGCCAGAACAGCAGAGCTTGTCAAAGATGAGAAAATCCCTGGTATCCACGAGATCAGAGACGAATCGGACAGAAAAGGACTTCGTGTTGTTTATGAATTGAAAAACGATGCTATCCCGAATGTTGTTCTTAACCTATTATATAAATATACATCACTTCAGACTTCTTTCAGTGTAAACAATATTGCATTGGTACACGGAAGACCGGAGCAGCTGAATCTTAAAGATATCATTCATCACTTTGTAGAGCACAGACACGAGGTAATCGTAAGGAGAACTCAGTTTGAACTTAAGAAAGCAAAAGAAAGAGCACATATCCTTGAAGGGTTCATGAAAGTAATCGGAACTCAGGATTCTTTAGACAGAGCGATTTCTATTATCCGTCACAGTGCAAACCCTCAGGCTGCAAAAGAAGGCCTTATTGAGGCATTTGAACTTTCAGACATTCAGGCTCAGGCGATCCTTGATCTTAGATTGGCTCGTTTAACAGGAATGGAGCTTGATAAAATCCGTGATGAATATGACGCAATCATGAAAGAGATTGAAAATCTGGAAGATATCTTAGCCAATGAGCCAAGAAGATTCCAGATCATTAAAGATGAATTGATCGAAGTCAAAGAAAAATACGGAGACGAAAGAAGAACAGAAATTGATTACTCAGGAGGAGAAATGTCTATCGAAGATATTATCCCGAACGAAGCTGTAGTTCTTACCATTTCTCACGCAGGATATGTCAAGAGAACTTCCCTTTCAGAATATAAAATTCAAAGTAGAGGAGGTGTAGGAAATAAAGCAGCAACAACAAGAGACTCCGATTTCCTTGAATATATCGTTTCTGCCACCAACCACCAGTATATGTTATTCTTTACAGAAAAAGGAAGATGCTACTGGTTAAGAGTATTTGAAATTCCGGAAGGCTCCAGAACAGCAAAAGGAAGAGCGGTACAAAACCTTATCAATATTGAACCGGATGATAAGATCAAAGCTTATATCAGAACCAACAACCTGAAGGATTCAGAATATGTAAATCAGATGAGTGTTGTGATGGTTACCAAAAACGGTACTATCAAGAAAACATCATTAGAAGCTTATTCAAGACCAAGAGTAAACGGGGTAAATGCTATCGAGATTAGGGATAATGACCAGTTATTAGGTGCTTACCTTACCAATGGAACATCTCAGATCATGATTGCTACCAAAAATGGTAAATGTATCCGCTTCCCTGAAGAAAAGGTAAGAGAGGTAGGTAGAGGATCTATCGGGGTAAGAGGTATTGCGATGGAAGACAATGATGAAGCTATTGGTATGATTGTTGTGAACGATGTAGAAAACGAAACAGTACTTGTAGTATCTGAAAAAGGATATGGAAAGAGAACTGCAGTAGAAGACTACAGAATTACCAACAGAGGAGGAAAAGGAGTTATCACCCTGAACATTACCGAAAAAACAGGAAACCTGATTGCTATCCAAAATGTAACAGACGAAGATGGATTGATGATTATCAATAAATCCGGTGTTGCGATCAGAATGGGAATGGATGAAATGAGAGTAATGGGTAGAAATACTCAGGGAGTAAAACTGATCAATCTTAAGAAAAATGACGAAATTGCAGCCATCGCAAAAGTAGCAATGGACAAAGATGTAGAAGAAGATTCTGAAGAAATTGAAGAAGGAACAGACATTGTAGCTGATAACCAGGAAGACAATACAATACCTCAGGCTGAAAATGAAACTCCAGCAGAGGAAAATGAGAATTCTGATTCTGAAGAATAA
- a CDS encoding 1,4-dihydroxy-2-naphthoyl-CoA synthase, which translates to MIEWKTAKEYEDITYKKSNGVARIAFNRPEVRNAFRPKTTSELYDAFYDASEDPSIGVVLLSGEGPSPKDGGWAFCSGGDQKARGDQGYVGEDGRHRLNILEVQRLIRFMPKVVIAVVPGWAVGGGHSLHVVCDLTLASEEHAIFKQTDADVTSFDGGYGSAYLAKMVGQKKAREIFFLGRNYSAQEAFEMGMVNKVVPHAELEDTAYEWAQEILGKSPMSIRMLKFAMNLTDDGMVGQQVFAGEATRLAYMTEEAKEGRNAFLEKRKPNFGEDQWIS; encoded by the coding sequence ATGATCGAGTGGAAAACCGCCAAGGAATACGAAGATATTACCTATAAAAAATCTAACGGAGTAGCAAGAATTGCTTTCAACAGACCGGAAGTACGTAATGCGTTCAGGCCAAAGACAACTTCAGAATTATATGATGCTTTTTATGACGCTTCTGAAGACCCCTCAATAGGTGTTGTTTTACTTTCAGGAGAAGGACCAAGTCCAAAAGACGGAGGTTGGGCTTTCTGTAGTGGAGGAGATCAAAAAGCAAGAGGAGATCAGGGATATGTTGGAGAAGATGGAAGACACCGTTTAAATATTCTTGAAGTTCAGCGTTTGATCCGTTTCATGCCGAAAGTGGTTATCGCAGTGGTTCCGGGATGGGCAGTTGGTGGAGGACACTCACTTCATGTAGTATGTGATTTAACTTTAGCAAGTGAAGAACATGCAATCTTCAAGCAGACAGATGCTGATGTGACAAGCTTTGATGGTGGTTATGGTTCTGCTTACCTTGCTAAAATGGTAGGTCAGAAAAAAGCCCGTGAAATCTTCTTTTTAGGAAGAAACTATTCCGCTCAGGAAGCTTTTGAAATGGGAATGGTAAATAAAGTAGTTCCGCATGCAGAATTAGAAGATACAGCTTACGAATGGGCACAAGAAATTTTAGGAAAATCTCCGATGTCTATCAGAATGCTGAAATTCGCCATGAATCTTACAGACGATGGCATGGTAGGACAGCAGGTATTTGCAGGAGAGGCAACCCGTTTAGCATACATGACTGAAGAAGCTAAAGAAGGAAGAAATGCATTCCTTGAAAAAAGAAAACCGAACTTCGGAGAAGATCAATGGATATCTTAA
- a CDS encoding DUF3828 domain-containing protein, producing the protein MKKLFLFLGIFLFLVSCKKNKVQSALSQDTVIHEKVNEFYTQYGKSNEAIYNQPIPDSLFSPGLKKVLDEAIHASKADIEKVKKSDHPDEKPLIFEGAIFSSLYEGFTGYKIKSVKIQDKTAEVLIAFEYNSSIPKETWMDTVHLINTEKGWRIDNVTFDKIGNSKDLKARLTEFVQSTK; encoded by the coding sequence ATGAAAAAATTATTTCTCTTTTTAGGAATTTTCCTATTCCTTGTATCCTGTAAAAAGAATAAAGTTCAGTCTGCTTTATCCCAAGATACAGTTATTCATGAGAAAGTAAATGAGTTTTATACTCAGTATGGCAAATCCAATGAAGCTATTTATAATCAACCGATTCCGGATAGTTTGTTTTCCCCGGGTTTAAAAAAAGTTTTAGACGAGGCAATACATGCATCAAAAGCGGATATTGAAAAGGTAAAAAAGAGTGATCATCCTGATGAAAAGCCATTAATCTTTGAAGGGGCTATTTTTTCCAGTCTTTATGAAGGGTTTACAGGTTATAAAATCAAATCTGTCAAGATACAGGATAAAACTGCTGAAGTACTGATAGCGTTTGAATACAATTCCTCTATTCCTAAAGAAACCTGGATGGATACCGTACATCTGATCAATACAGAGAAAGGATGGAGAATAGATAATGTTACTTTTGATAAGATAGGGAATTCTAAAGATCTTAAAGCAAGATTAACAGAATTTGTTCAAAGTACAAAATAA
- a CDS encoding DUF4199 domain-containing protein — translation MTKSPSTLGIILFIATMIVFFVVYTFFSGINYFDISLKANAFVLPLLYAGAAFWSVKSYWNNHRVVKFKEAFKRAFVPMFVGGILSIFSIYAFLNFVDPAAKKLLNYQYVQRQKSELDTEYTSARKILKHQKDIDELDQKYIERLQSFTPEAVKGKDMLTASHFSGYFAAILIFYVVLSVFFGAFFRTRTIHQPEETNQA, via the coding sequence ATGACGAAAAGTCCATCAACACTAGGAATTATACTTTTTATCGCTACAATGATCGTTTTCTTTGTAGTATACACTTTTTTCTCAGGAATCAATTATTTTGATATCTCTCTGAAAGCCAACGCTTTTGTTTTGCCTCTTCTCTATGCGGGGGCTGCTTTCTGGTCTGTAAAATCCTATTGGAACAACCATAGAGTAGTAAAATTCAAAGAAGCTTTCAAAAGAGCATTCGTTCCGATGTTTGTCGGAGGAATTCTTTCCATTTTCAGTATTTATGCCTTTTTAAACTTTGTAGATCCGGCGGCCAAAAAGCTGTTGAACTACCAATATGTTCAGAGACAAAAATCAGAATTGGATACAGAATACACCTCTGCAAGAAAAATTCTGAAGCATCAGAAAGATATTGATGAGCTGGATCAGAAGTACATAGAAAGATTACAAAGCTTCACTCCAGAGGCGGTTAAAGGAAAAGATATGCTTACCGCAAGTCATTTTTCAGGATACTTTGCAGCAATTCTTATATTTTACGTAGTTTTGTCGGTGTTTTTCGGAGCATTTTTCAGAACAAGAACAATACATCAGCCCGAAGAAACAAATCAAGCCTAA
- a CDS encoding DUF421 domain-containing protein, with amino-acid sequence MDPILNVAVRSLCVYLFMVIAIRLFGKNQLSQLNAGDVVLLLLISNAVQNAMVGPDTSLQGGIIAALVLFVANFILKRIMFSSRSFQTFMEDEPVILIRDGIANLAALNRVKITESELEEAIREHGIENIQNVKLSVLEVDGNISVVSEDEKSKQTHYSRIKRKMKRKYH; translated from the coding sequence GTGGATCCTATTCTTAACGTTGCTGTCCGTTCCCTCTGCGTTTACCTGTTCATGGTAATTGCTATCCGTTTATTTGGTAAAAATCAGCTTTCCCAGCTCAATGCGGGAGATGTTGTGTTGCTGCTGTTGATTTCAAATGCTGTCCAGAATGCGATGGTAGGTCCTGATACCTCTCTTCAGGGAGGAATTATTGCGGCATTGGTTTTGTTTGTTGCTAATTTTATTTTAAAGAGGATCATGTTTTCCAGCCGTTCCTTTCAGACCTTTATGGAAGATGAGCCGGTAATTCTTATCAGAGATGGAATTGCTAATCTGGCAGCCCTGAATCGTGTGAAAATTACAGAAAGTGAACTGGAAGAAGCTATAAGGGAACATGGGATTGAAAACATACAGAATGTAAAACTTTCCGTTTTGGAAGTTGATGGCAACATCAGTGTTGTTTCTGAAGATGAAAAGAGCAAGCAGACCCATTATTCAAGGATTAAAAGAAAAATGAAAAGAAAATACCATTAA
- a CDS encoding SRPBCC family protein: protein MSSNVYVEAQMLIRKPVEDVFEAFINPEITTHFWFTKSTGKLEEGKTVIWEWEMYGVKNVVNVHQVIPYQLIKTEWGEPSTNVDYEFKTMEKGTLVVIKSYGFSQTGEDLLKVINDNTGGFTTVLDGCKAYLEHGINLRLIEDKFPQK from the coding sequence ATGAGTTCTAATGTCTATGTTGAAGCTCAAATGCTTATCAGGAAACCGGTTGAAGATGTTTTTGAAGCATTTATCAATCCTGAAATAACAACTCATTTCTGGTTCACAAAATCTACCGGAAAATTAGAAGAAGGTAAAACAGTTATCTGGGAATGGGAAATGTACGGAGTAAAAAACGTAGTAAATGTACATCAGGTCATCCCATACCAACTGATCAAAACAGAGTGGGGAGAGCCTTCAACGAACGTAGATTATGAATTCAAAACCATGGAAAAAGGCACTCTTGTTGTGATTAAAAGCTACGGATTCAGCCAGACAGGTGAAGATCTGTTAAAAGTAATTAATGACAATACAGGAGGTTTTACGACGGTTTTAGACGGCTGTAAAGCATATCTGGAACATGGAATTAATCTCAGACTGATTGAAGATAAATTCCCGCAAAAATAG